Proteins found in one Borrelia puertoricensis genomic segment:
- a CDS encoding DUF759 family protein — MDNKFTIKFKGILDHASTKKTLERDISKLEENLKPKLSSLKSTKDIIKANLKDKNAELAKQNKYERLRERVEKFRLTETKKLMKQGHSFEKAKREAFKRSTMSTKDLRNLEFKSLKENSKMQQNLIKKNNLTSKVIIGSAIGNIIASSIKGASSNMFAFAKSSVKDAAERKRIGTLNSRIFNSTEKGKLLSTISRIKTFERGREKEEFLNKAAVIKRTLKNAGLENETNLLKAVELAAKLKASGLFSRYGFKNN, encoded by the coding sequence ATGGATAATAAATTTACCATTAAATTTAAAGGTATATTAGATCATGCATCAACGAAAAAAACATTAGAGAGAGACATATCAAAATTAGAAGAGAACTTAAAACCCAAACTTTCTTCTCTCAAAAGTACTAAAGATATAATTAAAGCTAATTTAAAAGATAAAAATGCAGAACTTGCAAAACAAAATAAATATGAACGTTTAAGAGAGCGAGTAGAGAAATTTAGACTTACTGAGACTAAAAAGCTAATGAAGCAAGGACACAGCTTCGAAAAAGCTAAACGAGAAGCTTTTAAACGATCTACTATGTCTACTAAAGACTTACGTAATTTAGAATTTAAATCACTTAAAGAAAACTCTAAAATGCAACAAAATTTAATAAAAAAAAACAATTTGACTTCTAAAGTCATAATAGGAAGTGCAATTGGTAATATAATAGCTAGTTCCATTAAAGGTGCTTCCTCTAATATGTTTGCATTTGCAAAATCATCAGTAAAAGATGCTGCAGAAAGAAAACGAATAGGTACCCTAAACTCTAGAATTTTTAACTCAACTGAAAAAGGTAAGCTACTAAGTACTATATCAAGAATTAAAACATTTGAAAGGGGAAGAGAGAAGGAAGAGTTCTTAAATAAAGCTGCTGTTATTAAAAGAACTCTTAAGAATGCTGGACTAGAGAATGAAACTAATTTACTTAAAGCAGTAGAACTTGCAGCTAAACTTAAGGCTAGTGGACTCTTTTCACGATATGGGTTCAAGAATAACTAA
- a CDS encoding DUF1322 family protein, giving the protein MKHIDKFVESINATRTRYFALIDDIKRHKYWLPIITGICSYREIKCMTYDEFIEVSKIAEAKIEKEILELILSK; this is encoded by the coding sequence ATGAAACATATAGATAAATTTGTTGAGAGTATTAATGCTACTCGTACTCGTTACTTTGCTTTAATTGACGATATAAAAAGACATAAATATTGGCTACCAATAATTACTGGTATTTGTTCTTACAGAGAAATTAAATGTATGACATACGATGAATTTATTGAAGTAAGCAAAATTGCTGAAGCTAAGATAGAGAAGGAAATACTTGAACTGATTTTATCTAAATAA
- a CDS encoding DUF1473 family protein, with protein sequence MITRYKMNILSKDKTYEYQIKVLPVYTWDSILGFNQEEAINKLNDVKYLKEITNLMIKPGFLDEFYVILDYNREFISYYKDYLIAILYSIEFNTFHLDSEFKKPALLFLKEYENNVGDFVTFDYITDEFNYECVISKLKSKANNETYR encoded by the coding sequence ATGATTACAAGATATAAAATGAACATATTAAGCAAAGACAAAACTTATGAATACCAAATAAAAGTATTACCTGTTTATACGTGGGACTCTATACTAGGATTTAATCAAGAAGAAGCTATAAATAAACTTAATGATGTTAAGTATTTGAAAGAAATAACTAATTTAATGATCAAACCCGGGTTTTTAGATGAGTTTTACGTAATACTGGATTACAATAGAGAATTCATAAGTTATTATAAAGATTATCTTATTGCTATTCTTTATTCTATAGAGTTTAATACATTTCATTTAGACTCAGAATTTAAAAAACCAGCCCTCCTTTTTCTTAAAGAATATGAGAATAATGTTGGTGATTTTGTTACTTTTGATTACATTACCGATGAATTTAATTATGAATGTGTAATTTCAAAACTTAAATCAAAGGCTAATAATGAAACATATAGATAA
- a CDS encoding DUF1463 family protein produces the protein MGLYDLKEVYLSISGRQINSEKLELTSEPTTRAVISNEDRGMPVISLRDPKTITYIFSIEVTLGSHDYILLTQISDDQFYNMNVSKEDKMMDLVFNDRITTKIISNCAVFTEEPSRSYSAEAEKVTFEIRAINCQKITPKN, from the coding sequence ATGGGATTATATGATTTAAAGGAAGTTTATCTCTCTATCTCGGGAAGACAAATTAATAGTGAAAAATTAGAACTTACAAGTGAACCTACAACTAGAGCAGTAATTAGTAATGAAGATAGAGGAATGCCTGTTATCAGTCTTCGAGATCCCAAAACCATTACTTATATATTTAGTATTGAAGTAACACTTGGTAGTCATGATTACATATTACTAACTCAAATCTCTGATGACCAATTTTACAACATGAATGTAAGTAAAGAAGATAAAATGATGGATTTGGTATTTAATGATAGGATAACAACAAAAATAATCAGTAACTGTGCTGTATTTACTGAAGAACCATCAAGAAGTTACTCAGCAGAAGCAGAAAAAGTTACTTTTGAAATTAGAGCTATCAATTGCCAAAAAATAACACCTAAAAATTAA
- a CDS encoding DUF787 family protein yields MPQDTISVNLINNKVHNTTINYYSPLLVYKTLKINVNKDSANYKVLNLTINNYEKQIEALEKENGNGQDEFTKEKELLKNAMSDFFNSPSVALKSAMLFIYKDKPETIKTYLKTHRHSFVVLINTYDKDNNGDDGLVVYKDDYLKFKMPDTFFVFSTKESEIKEIFKDKSSLEKTNNIAIYSNKRDNLHLKFTAKYLYEACMFHSVNPYGMNLAARPLVDDEVITKLRDANINFYAYLNETGLERVSAFKEGVDLAGNPIDQLFTYQYIKQEAIIELIRVWNINNRQNSKLSRLQLSGAKDNAYTSAIECLLKRYIERGLIVSYSNLNIILSPSPQLKLELTIDITYNYSINSLSFIITTKDITDYLNKLEN; encoded by the coding sequence TTGCCACAAGATACAATTAGTGTAAATCTAATTAATAATAAAGTACATAACACAACAATAAACTATTATTCTCCGTTACTAGTTTATAAAACATTAAAAATTAATGTGAATAAAGATAGTGCAAATTATAAAGTCTTAAATCTTACAATAAATAACTATGAAAAGCAAATAGAAGCATTAGAAAAAGAAAATGGAAATGGACAAGATGAATTTACTAAAGAAAAAGAACTATTAAAGAATGCTATGTCTGATTTCTTTAACTCTCCCAGTGTAGCATTAAAATCTGCTATGCTCTTTATTTATAAAGATAAACCTGAGACTATTAAAACTTATCTTAAAACACACAGACACTCATTTGTTGTTCTAATTAATACTTATGATAAAGATAATAATGGTGATGACGGGCTAGTTGTATACAAAGATGATTACTTGAAATTCAAGATGCCAGATACTTTTTTTGTTTTCTCTACTAAAGAGAGTGAAATAAAAGAAATATTTAAAGATAAAAGCTCCCTAGAGAAAACAAATAATATAGCTATTTATAGTAATAAGCGAGATAATCTACATCTTAAATTTACAGCTAAGTATTTATATGAAGCTTGTATGTTTCACAGTGTAAATCCATATGGCATGAATCTTGCTGCAAGACCACTTGTTGATGATGAAGTAATAACTAAACTTAGAGATGCAAATATTAATTTCTATGCTTATCTTAACGAAACAGGTCTTGAGAGAGTATCAGCATTTAAAGAAGGAGTTGATCTTGCGGGCAATCCTATTGACCAGTTATTTACTTATCAATATATAAAACAAGAAGCAATAATTGAACTTATTAGAGTTTGGAATATTAATAATAGACAAAATAGTAAATTATCTAGGTTGCAATTATCTGGAGCTAAAGATAATGCATATACATCAGCAATTGAATGCTTACTAAAGAGATATATAGAGAGAGGACTTATTGTAAGCTACTCAAACTTAAATATTATCTTATCACCATCACCACAACTTAAATTAGAACTAACTATTGATATTACTTATAACTACAGTATCAACTCTCTCTCTTTCATTATTACAACCAAAGATATAACTGATTACTTAAATAAACTCGAAAATTAA
- a CDS encoding DUF764 family protein encodes MHIIKILNDFKEYAHAKSENICKVINTYNHPYLLSNITTSEPNIIAFKFTSEDGLLAHNSHYGTFYDNICEFNINFQIFIISLVINSNDYDAYNRMLTLYSLLKEFLHNRVNKYTVKDAHEPDYIKHLNIYIRPTSNMQNTGLITLGTKCSNTAYSSSASFKAGIQIFERKE; translated from the coding sequence ATGCATATAATTAAAATACTAAATGACTTTAAAGAATATGCTCATGCTAAAAGTGAAAACATATGTAAGGTTATTAATACATATAATCATCCATATCTACTCTCTAATATAACTACGAGCGAACCTAATATTATTGCATTTAAATTTACATCTGAAGATGGCTTACTTGCTCACAACTCTCATTATGGTACTTTTTATGATAATATTTGTGAGTTTAATATTAACTTCCAAATATTTATTATCTCTCTTGTAATAAATTCAAATGACTATGATGCTTACAATAGAATGTTGACTTTATATAGTTTACTTAAAGAATTTTTACATAACAGAGTAAATAAATACACAGTTAAGGACGCTCATGAACCTGACTACATAAAACATCTCAATATCTATATACGTCCAACATCTAATATGCAAAATACAGGTCTCATTACTTTGGGAACAAAATGTAGTAACACTGCTTATAGCTCATCAGCTAGTTTTAAAGCTGGAATCCAAATATTTGAAAGGAAGGAGTAA
- a CDS encoding DUF1506 family protein, translating into MNNLRDRLSQMSQRMIFTYKAPDPLRLYKFETITLDDNSYQRVFNKEDYLELTGIIIDISPQELRMIYDSNLFDLQGLSKLYTSDDIIFNLQDRISIGDNYYEIVSIDSSIGYQTLILKDIVWK; encoded by the coding sequence ATGAATAATCTTAGAGATAGGTTATCACAAATGTCACAACGTATGATATTTACATACAAAGCCCCTGATCCTTTACGTTTATATAAATTTGAAACTATTACACTTGATGATAATTCTTATCAGAGGGTATTTAATAAAGAAGACTACTTAGAATTGACAGGCATTATTATAGATATAAGTCCCCAAGAATTAAGGATGATTTATGACTCAAATTTATTTGATTTACAAGGACTCTCTAAACTTTATACAAGTGATGATATTATCTTCAATCTTCAAGATAGAATTTCTATAGGTGATAATTATTACGAAATAGTAAGTATTGACTCTTCTATTGGTTACCAAACACTAATATTAAAGGATATTGTATGGAAATAG
- a CDS encoding DUF3890 domain-containing protein, whose amino-acid sequence MQQRTAQQEIERQEEELFISRLHSNIISLLGISIEEFSIQSFMMQINLLESILLANGIQSEKLTYNDIFLLTYYHIGCELRKKGIVRELEFERIKREKFNELEIDYHPISDTSQSDSCNKNFCLRFDAYLDKVKRDTTSPSCIGVV is encoded by the coding sequence ATGCAACAGAGAACAGCTCAACAAGAGATAGAGAGACAAGAAGAAGAATTATTTATAAGCAGGCTTCACTCTAATATTATTTCCCTTTTGGGAATAAGCATAGAAGAATTTTCTATTCAAAGCTTTATGATGCAAATTAATCTCTTAGAGTCAATATTATTAGCTAATGGAATACAGTCAGAGAAGCTTACTTATAATGATATCTTCTTGCTTACTTACTATCATATTGGATGTGAACTGAGGAAAAAGGGGATTGTCCGTGAACTTGAATTTGAGAGAATAAAGAGAGAAAAATTCAATGAACTTGAAATTGACTATCACCCTATATCTGATACTAGTCAATCTGACAGTTGTAATAAAAACTTCTGTTTACGATTTGATGCGTATCTAGATAAAGTTAAAAGAGATACTACGTCTCCTTCCTGTATAGGAGTTGTGTAA
- a CDS encoding DUF228 domain-containing protein, with protein MSETITKLKEEYDKKVKEIQDLMKNPNRDPGLFSNKVDFKDKNLHFANQGGTVTSSKDKLENYPVKGYPYKRGVKLVVENPSTSNNNPHYEPHVEVGGENDLYGICSDIDEFTGIATVIPITNNFQGYLVAKQSSGIKRKDKVKFDANGELEKSSSSYSKINAYALSDAISLDGTTNKICIVNVAIYGNKARPS; from the coding sequence ATGTCAGAGACTATAACAAAACTTAAAGAAGAATATGATAAAAAGGTAAAAGAGATACAAGACCTAATGAAAAACCCAAATAGGGATCCTGGTCTTTTTAGTAATAAAGTTGATTTTAAAGATAAAAATTTACACTTTGCCAACCAAGGTGGGACTGTAACTAGTAGTAAAGACAAATTAGAAAATTATCCTGTCAAAGGTTATCCATACAAAAGAGGAGTAAAACTAGTTGTAGAAAATCCAAGTACTTCTAATAACAATCCACACTATGAACCACATGTTGAGGTTGGTGGTGAGAATGATCTATATGGAATATGCAGTGATATAGATGAGTTTACTGGCATAGCAACAGTAATACCTATTACAAATAATTTTCAAGGGTATTTAGTAGCCAAACAAAGTAGTGGTATAAAAAGAAAAGATAAAGTTAAATTTGATGCAAATGGAGAGCTTGAAAAAAGTAGTTCAAGTTACAGCAAAATTAATGCCTATGCTTTATCAGATGCAATTTCACTTGATGGTACTACAAACAAAATTTGCATAGTTAATGTAGCTATTTACGGTAATAAAGCCAGACCAAGTTAA
- a CDS encoding DUF1357 family protein: MEKESDVNTEEVVIQINDNSSSDKFKRISQEEFEEYMQLKEKVSREDERVNKLSINDRIARELANAEDRERVEKQLLLEAEKINEIDQLAKAHLSKHFDKDTLLSKGYSLKEIMQAQRRELVRKFVPKEQIKAISKLDNFEHLDGEILEQLVSLAKVNISMRKRAASNIDSKHGDIISKIENRISLLDSGFSPVNFDEFNISVANAYKDRIHEFYNLKEKKTA; the protein is encoded by the coding sequence ATGGAAAAAGAGTCAGATGTAAATACAGAAGAAGTAGTAATACAGATTAATGATAATAGCTCTTCTGATAAGTTTAAACGTATAAGTCAAGAAGAGTTTGAAGAGTATATGCAGCTTAAAGAAAAGGTAAGTCGAGAAGATGAAAGGGTTAATAAATTAAGTATAAATGACCGAATTGCACGTGAGCTTGCAAATGCGGAAGATAGGGAGCGAGTAGAGAAACAGTTACTCTTAGAAGCTGAAAAGATAAATGAAATTGATCAATTAGCTAAAGCACATTTAAGCAAGCATTTTGATAAAGATACTCTTCTTTCTAAGGGTTATTCACTGAAAGAAATAATGCAAGCACAAAGAAGAGAGTTAGTGAGAAAATTTGTTCCTAAAGAACAAATAAAAGCTATTTCCAAGCTAGATAATTTTGAACATTTAGATGGAGAGATATTAGAACAACTTGTATCTTTAGCAAAAGTGAATATAAGCATGAGAAAACGTGCTGCAAGTAATATTGACTCTAAGCATGGTGATATTATCTCTAAAATAGAGAATAGAATATCATTATTAGATTCAGGGTTTTCACCAGTTAACTTTGATGAATTTAATATTTCTGTTGCCAATGCTTATAAAGATAGAATACATGAGTTTTATAACCTTAAAGAGAAAAAAACAGCTTAA